From Watersipora subatra chromosome 2, tzWatSuba1.1, whole genome shotgun sequence, one genomic window encodes:
- the LOC137388937 gene encoding palmitoyltransferase ZDHHC16-like, translating into MFGRLGDTCSLWYWTFFHNHFATSSYIADTLFEPLFWLLEAIAKKAGPIFVTLVTLLTTSVVVIFYSYILPWNAAYWSTPALTINLIIGHWLLLNIVFHYYMAVTTSPGVPPSNVDSPVSICKSCIVPKPPRTHHCSVCKKCVLKMDHHCPWINNCVGHYNHRYFYLFCVYMSSGTIFVCISIYNQFMSYFYGSVGTFFSSLIFPIVSIFIAAYKPPEYFGSTDSSNMPIILTTEELRTRFWVTYEFFLCIAVTFALGTLTVWHGMLISKAETSIEKHINVKEKERMSELGATFKNPYSFGFFENWKIFLGIEVGSGRSIRHVLLPSAHKPTGDGKSWRMSTRKTD; encoded by the exons ATGTTTGGCAGACTGGGAGATACTTGCAGCCTGTGGTACTGGACCTTCTTTCACAATCACTTTGCTACAAGCTCGTATATTGCAGACACA CTGTTTGAGCCGTTATTCTGGTTGTTGGAAGCGATCGCTAAGAAGGCGGGGCCTATATTTGTGACATTGGTAACATTGCTAACAACGTCAGTTGTCGTCATCTTCTACAGCTACATCCTTCCTTGGAACGCTGCTTATTGGTCGACTCCTGCTCTTACTATTAACCTTATCATTGGCCACTGGCTTTTGCTAAATATCGTCTTTCATTATTATATGGCTGTGACAACGTCACCTGGTGTCCCTCCTAGTAATGTGGATAGTCCAGTATCCATATGCAAGAGCTGCATTGTCCCAAAGCCTCCTCGTACCCACCATTGCAGCGTGTGCAAAAAATGTGTGCTTAAAATGGATCATCATTGTCCTTGGATAAACAACTGTGTCGGACACTACAACCATCGTTATTTCTATCTCTTCTGCGTCTACATGTCTTCCGGAACCATCTTTGTATGCATTAGTATTTACAATCAGTTTATGAGCTATTTTTATGGATCTGTTGGAACTTTTTTCTCGTCACTTATATTTCCTATAGTTTCCATCTTCATAGCTGCATATAAGCCACCAGAATATTTTGGAAGCACCGATTCATCAAACATGCCCATAATTCTAACTACGGAGGAGTTGCGGACAAGATTTTGGGTTACTTACGAGTTTTTCCTCTGTATCGCTGTTACATTTGCTTTGGGAACTCTCACAGTTTGGCATGGCATGCTTATAAGCAAGGCCGAGACAAGCATTGAAAAACACATCAATGTCAAGGAAAAAGAACGAATGTCTGAACTAGGTGCTACATTTAAAAACCCATatagttttggattttttgaGAATTGGAAGATATTTTTAGGCATCGAAGTTGGCAGCGGGCGATCTATTAGGCATGTATTGCTGCCTTCTGCTCACAAGCCGACAGGTGATGGCAAGTCATGGCGAATGTCTACCAGAAAAACTGATTAA